The Desulfoscipio gibsoniae DSM 7213 genome contains a region encoding:
- a CDS encoding enoyl-CoA hydratase-related protein yields the protein MDYKNLLYSKEGNIAVIQLNRPKVMNTLNLELVTELYKLLDEVALDKEV from the coding sequence ATGGATTACAAAAATCTGCTTTACAGTAAAGAAGGAAACATTGCCGTAATTCAGCTGAACAGGCCCAAGGTGATGAATACTTTAAATCTGGAGCTTGTAACCGAGCTGTATAAGCTTCTTGATGAGGTGGCTCTGGACAAGGAAGTGTAA